GTCCTCCATCGCAATATGCCGATCGAAGAGACCGTTCGGTCAGTCGAGCGCGTCAAACGCGCAGACGAACTGATCATCCGTGATGTCGTGACGGCAAACCCCGACCAGACGGTACAGGAAGTCGACCGAATGATGAACGAGAAGGGAGTCAGCGGTGCTCCCGTCGTCGATGAGGACGGTGTGGTTTTGGGCATCATCTCCGGGACTGATATCCGACCGTACCTAGAGGTCGGTGACCGTGATGAGGTACGCGAGGCGATGACCGACGAGGTCATCACGGCTGCCGACGACGTGACCGCCCGAGAAGCGCTTGAACTGATGTATGAGCACAAGATCGAGCGCGTGCCGATCGTCGACGAATCGGGAATACTCACCGGGCTGGTGACGATGCAGGGCATCCTCCAGCGCCGTGAGTACGACGACGCCGCTCGTGATGAGGACGGTCGCCTCCGTGTCGGGGTTGCTGTCGGACCGTTCGAAGACGACCGCGCGGTCGCTGCCGACGACGCTGGTGCTGACGTGCTGTTCATTGACTGTGCGCACGCGCACAACCGTTCGGTCATCGAGAGTGCCCGAGAGATCACATCGACGGTCGAAGCCGACGTGGTCGTCGGGAACATTGGAACATCGGAGGCCGCACGGGCACTCGTCGACTTCGCTGATGGATTGAAAGTCGGGATCGGTCCAGGAAGTATCTGTACCACGCGCGTCGTCAGCGGTGCCGGGATGCCCCAAATGACTGCCATCGCCAACGTCGCAGATGTGGCAAATCAACACGATGTGCCCGTCATTGCCGATGGTGGAATTCGGTACTCGGGTGATGCGATCAAAGCTATCGCGGCCGGTGCGGACGTGGTCATGCTCGGCTCTTATTTTGCCGGTACAGACGAGGCTCCCGGGCGAATCATCACCAGAAACGGGAAAAAATACAAGCAGTACCGAGGGATGGGAAGTGTCGGCGCGATGCAGTCGGGCGGCGGTGACCGCTACCTGAAAGAGGCCGACGAAGACGAAGAGTACGTGCCCGAGGGCGTCGAAGCCGCAACACCGTACAAAGGCAGTCTCGAAAGCGAACTCCACCAGCTCGTTGGTGGGATGCAGTCCGGGATGGGATATGTGGGTGCCGAATCCATCGCCGACGTTAAAGATGACGCCGAGTTCGTGCGCGTCTCACCCGCCGGCCAAACCGAAGGCCATCCTCACGATGTAGTGATCACCGACGAAGCACCGAATTACAAACCACGCGAGAACTGACCGGGCTGAGAGGGATTTGAACCCTCGGCCGTCTGGTTAAGAGCCAGATGCTCTGCCTGGCTGAGCTATCAGCCCTCATCATCGCATTACGGGGGTTGATTGATATACGTTTCCTTTGCTGACCGCAAAGAAGAGAGTTTCAAGTGTGTCGGACCCCCAAGTTGGGTACCATGAGTACCGCCATTACGATGGCGTCGATGTCTACCTACGCGATTCTTGGGTGTGGAAGTGTCGGTCACGCCGTTGCTGAAGAACTCGAACGCGAACAAAAAGACGTGCTCATTCTCGATAAGGACGAAGATCGCGTCGAAGCCCTCAGGGATCAAGATCTCGACGCCCGAACCGCAGACATCCGCGAATCGGCGGTCGCCGAATCCATCGCTGACCGAGATGTGATCCTCATCATGGCCACGGATGTAGAGACGAACAAAACGGCCGTGAAACATCTCCGGGAGCAGTCAGGCGAGCGGTACATCGTCGTTCGTGCGTCAGATCCCGTCTCGGCGGACGAGTTCACGGACTTGGGAGCCGATGTCGTGATCAATCCGTCGACGGTCATCGCCGACTCTGCGCTCCGAGCGCTCGAATCCGGCGAACTGGAGTACAAAACGGGCGAACTCGTCGATAGCATCGACAGCACGACATCCAAGATGGCAATCCTCACGCATCATCGACCAAATCCGGACGCGATCGCCAGCGCTGTCGCCCTGCAAGCGATCGCAGATGACCGGGATGTCGACGCCGACGTGATTTACGACGGCGAGAT
The sequence above is drawn from the Halocatena salina genome and encodes:
- the guaB gene encoding IMP dehydrogenase, yielding MAKEPHDQTFLEKLNVPEALTFDDVLLRPTESHIEPEEADTRTNVSKNVELSVPVLSAAMDTVTESGMATEMARQGGLGVLHRNMPIEETVRSVERVKRADELIIRDVVTANPDQTVQEVDRMMNEKGVSGAPVVDEDGVVLGIISGTDIRPYLEVGDRDEVREAMTDEVITAADDVTAREALELMYEHKIERVPIVDESGILTGLVTMQGILQRREYDDAARDEDGRLRVGVAVGPFEDDRAVAADDAGADVLFIDCAHAHNRSVIESAREITSTVEADVVVGNIGTSEAARALVDFADGLKVGIGPGSICTTRVVSGAGMPQMTAIANVADVANQHDVPVIADGGIRYSGDAIKAIAAGADVVMLGSYFAGTDEAPGRIITRNGKKYKQYRGMGSVGAMQSGGGDRYLKEADEDEEYVPEGVEAATPYKGSLESELHQLVGGMQSGMGYVGAESIADVKDDAEFVRVSPAGQTEGHPHDVVITDEAPNYKPREN